Genomic DNA from Hordeum vulgare subsp. vulgare chromosome 2H, MorexV3_pseudomolecules_assembly, whole genome shotgun sequence:
ACTGCTTGTGAGGCCCGTCATGGTCGCAGATGGGCCTGAGCTTCTGCTTCTCCCTCATCCACCGCAGCATGATCTTCATCTGCCTCTTGCTTGTCAAACCACTCAGCCCTATGTCCTGAAGGAAATTTAACACACCTCAAGTTCTGAATTGCAAGGAATCCAAAGTGACTCTCTAACCCATTGCAAGGACAGAGAGGACACTGTCCGTCCAGCCAAGTTGACAGAAAGACATTCCGTCGAACAGGTTCTGTGCGTGCGCGCAGAGATGAATCTTACAGGAGCTTCAGAAGAAACGGTACCTTGACGTGATCCCAAATGTCAGAGATGGTGAGGGGGTCGTGCTCCTTGACGACGTCGCAGATGGTGCGAGTGATGGACTGCGCGTGCTCCGGCGCCGTCGTGAGCCGCTCgggcgccatggccgccgccggaGAGCGGCGCCTCCTCGTCGGCCTCCTCCTGCTGGCCCTGATGGTCTCCGCGCACTGCCTGGACGGCGGGGGCCACCACGGCCCGCGACTGAAGCGGTGGCGCAAGAAGCGCGAGATCCACTGCCCCGTCaagacggtgatggtggtggtcatGGAGAACCGCAGCTTCGACCACGTCCTCGGCTGGCTGTGCGCCACCCGCCCCGACATCGACGGCCTCACCGGCAAGGAGTCCGACCCGTCCTCCCCGGAGATCTTCGTCACCGACAAGGCCAGCTAGGGAGGGGCGTTTCCTCCCCGGAGATTTTCGTGACCGACAAGGCCAGCTAGGGACGGGTGTTTCTATAAAAACGAAACGTTTTTTAACTACACAAAGGACTGTGGGTTAATTTCTCTGAAATAGAAGGTTTTTTTTGTAAAACTGCCACGACGGACGACACAAGCGTTGTgcactttattattaggggagattcaAGTTGTGTTCCAATGGTCGGGAGCTAGTTGCCAACTCCTATAGGCTGTAGGTTCAAATCACGTCGAAggtgtttttgttttattttctttatatGCCATTAGTTAAGATAGGTTGCTAGAAAAAATGGTTAGTTGGCAAATAGGGTCCTataaaaaatactccctccgtccagaaatacttgtcctagaaatgcatgtatctagacttattttagttatagatacattcattttattcatttctaggacaagtatttccggacgaagggagtagttAGTTACAGAATGGTCTAAGAAACGATAATGTGGCAACCATGTGGGCGTTTTTTCTCTTCTCTACTAGGTTTTGGCCTTATTTATCAAATAAATTAGTTTATGGACTAAATCCGATCACTTTCTTAGTTAATGGTCTAAAGTGTGAAACGAGTTTGAGTTCATGGACTAGTGGCGCATTTCACTCACGTGGAGTGGTGGTTGGGATGAAGCATCAGGAGAGATTTACGTGGGATTAAGCAAATCATGGGCTTAATTGACGGGATGGGAGATTTTCTTAGAGATATAGACCGtgagatcaaaatcctcaatacAAGCTCTGTAACTTCCTCACAACAAATGCCCCACTGTTGCTGGTAAAAATGTGCTGGGAATCCATCACGCCCCGACACATTCATAGGAAACATTTCGAATATGTTATTTTTACCTCATCTCCAGTGTATGGGTTGCACAGTGACACATTCCTCTCCTCGGTTACTTTCCACGGTACATGAACAAGAACATCCACCATATTCCGGACCCCCTCTGTTTCATATAGTTGCTGATAGAAAGAGTTGGCAAGCATCTTCAATTCTCCTGGGTCACTTATCTCAACCCCCACCGAATTCTTTAGGTCTTTGATCATGTTCTTTTTTTGTGTGAGGCTAGCACGAAGATGGAAGAATTTTGTGTTTCTATCACGAGATGTTAGCCATTCCACTCGGGCACTTTGCCGCCAAATAATTTCCTCGCGATGATAGATTTCCACTAACTTCTCATTGATTTTTATTTCAATGTGAGACGACCCCATCCTCAATGGATCACTACGAAGTTCATCCAACATCTGCTTCAGTTTCTTGATCTCCTTTAGAACACTTCCGAAAGTATTATTACCCCAGTTGTTTAGATTTTCAGACAAATTGTGAAGTATGGTTCTCATCTCTACCACTGAAACACAAGGCGCCCTAGGGTCCCAGCCCTCGATGATTAAATCCTTGAGCCCCTCATGTGTCTCCCACATAAGCTCATACCTAAAACTACATGAAACTTGTGGCCTTTGATGGGTTCCAAAGTCCAGCAGCAATGGGATATGATCCGAACTACGAGTCGTGAGGTGTGATAGTGATGCTAATGGAAACCTCGTTTGCCAATCTGCAGTAACCACAACCCTGTCAAGCCTACATCCCATATAGCTTCCACCAGCCACCTTCTTTTCAAACGTCTAGAACCGGCCTTTGTAGCCAAGATCTAGTAACCTGCAAACGtcagtggtgtctcgaaacacttGAATTTGAGCATTGCTACGCTGCCCCACTCCCTCATGCTCTTCTAGACGTAAGACTTCGTTGAAATCCCCTATACATAACCAAGGTAAACTGCTCAAAGTGCTGATATAGTTTAGGACTGTTCATGTTTGGTGGCGCAAGTGTGTTAGAGCTTCTCCATAGACACAACACTAATGGAAAATGGGCCTTTggcctgggccgggactaaaggcccggccacgtcgccccaaatcgcaatgcctcccacgaggctttggttccagcccgtaaggagcctttagtcccggtttgtgtcccaaaccgggactaaagggctacacggtgtgcagcccgcatgtgcgccacctttagtcccggtttgtgtctcaaaccgggactaaagtcctctgcctatatatagcacagcccccctctcccctcttccttgcatttttcttggatggaagagtgtgggtgtgtgctagctctccattttttttatgcactagaggtgtttgttgaattgtgtgttagagcgatgccgctttagttcaccgaacacaactacgatatgagatgcctgagccacgcttaaacctcttcctctttatttcaacttattctaaaaggttagcaactatatttcctcgtttagaccgtacggtactaatttttaggatcgtgattgtatttgatatactgtcgtataacgcagatgagccatccatagatgtacggtgatcgacgcacaaccgcttacagagaaggcgtgcattcttttcgagatgcagccgatgcgaacaagcatggtggtggctttatgtcCATGTGTCCATGAGCCATCCATGGCTTTATAGTTttttccatgtgttgaatgtcggaatgagaaggattacacttcctcaagagtcattcatagccacctgcttcggtccggttttatgtcggtctataatgtttggaccaagcacggagaaagaggggttatgatggaagacgacgatgatgacaactaccgatctatgttccctgagtatgttgataccgcaatggaagacaatgaagaagaagatcaggatgaagaacgggaaccagatgagcccgctgatgatcttgaccgggtcatttctgatgcccggcgaggttgcgacacaaaaaaggagaggttgcaggtcaagcagatgttacaggaccacaacaaattgttgtacccaacttgtgaagatggccagaagaagttgGGTAGCAcattggaattgctgaagtggaaggcagagaccggtgtggctgactcgtcattcggaaagttgctggtactgatgaagaagatgcttccaagaaagaacgaattgcccaccagcacgtacgaagcaaagaagcttgtctgccctctatgattagaggtgcagaagatacatgcatgccctaatgactgcatcctctaccgcggtgagaagtacgagaatatggataaatgcccggtatgcactgcattgcggtataagatcagaaaagatgaccctgtttatattgagggcgagccacccaggaagagggttcctgccaaggtgatgtggtatgctcctataataccacggttgaaacgtctgttcagaaataaagatcatgcgaagttgttgcgatggcacatggaagatcgtatgaaagacgataagttgaggcacaccgctgatggtcggcagtggagaaaaatcgagagagagttcccgagatttgcagctgacgcaaggaacttatggttaggtctgagtatagatggcatgaatccttttggggagcagagttgcagtcacaacacctggcccgttactctatgtatctacaacctttctccttggttgtgcatgaagaggaagttcaTCATGATgctagtgcttatccaaggtccaaagcaaaccggcaacgatattgatgtgtacctaaggccattagttgatgaacttttacagctgtgggccaaaccaggtgtacgtgtgtgggacgagcacaaacaagaggaatttgaccttcgagcgttgcttttcgtaaccatcaatgactggcctgctcttagtaacattttaggacagtcaaacaagggatacaatgcatgcacgcactgtttggatcagacagaaagtatatatctggacaaatgtaggaagaacgtgtacccgtacaatcgtcgttttcttccgcccaagcatcccttaaagaaaaaaggcaagcatttcaatggcaaggcagaaccccgggggaagcgtgtcatccgtactggtgctgaagtatttgatatggtcaaagatttaaaattaatctttggaaagggtcctcgcagccaacctgttcctaacggccctaataagcgcgtacccatgtggaagaagaaatctatattttgggagctaccctaatgggaagtccatgaggtccgctcggcaatcgacgtgatgcacctgacgaagaatctctgcgtgaatattctaggcttcctgggcttgtatgggaagtcaaaagatacaccggaagcacgggaggaccaggaacgtcataaaggaagagatggcatgcatccagggcagtttcaagggcgtgccagctacgctcttactaaggaagagaaggaaatcttctttgaagtccttttcagtatcaaggtcccgactggcttctcgtaggatataaagggaatcgtaaatatgaaagaaaaaaaattcaaaaactaaagtctcatgactgccacgtgcttatgacgcaattgcttccggttgcattgaggggaattctaccggaaaatgttcgcctggcaattgtgaaggtatgtgcattcctcaatgcaatttctcagaaggtaatcgatcgagaaagtctatcagggttacagattgatgtggtccaatgtctggtcagctttgagttgttgttcccgccatccttcttcaatataatgacacacctcctagttcacctagtcgaagagattagaattctcggccctatgtttctacacaatatgttccccttcgagaggttcatgggagtcttaaagaaatatgttcgtaaccgtgctaggctagaaggaagcatctccaagggctatggaatagaggaggtcattgagttttgtgtggacttccttcctgaccttaagccgattggtgttcctgaatctcggtatgagggtaggctgacaggaaaaggcacactaggaaggaaagaaaaagtatgtatggacgggcattctttctctcaagcacactacacagttctacacaattccaccgtggtggctccgtatatcgtgatacacaagaatattctacgctccaaaaacccggggaaggctgactcttggattaaaggggaacacgagaagactttcggcagttggttgcagacacatctcatgaatgacgacaccgttggagatcagctgtactgtttggccaggccaccatcttcgactatatgtactttccaagggtatgagataaatgggaatacattttgcacggttgcccaagataaaaagagcaccaaccaaaatagtggtgtccgctttgatgcaacagacgagaatgggcactgtttggaaacatattacgggtacatagaggagatatgggaacttgactatggacctacttttaagatccctttgtttcggtgcaaatgggtgaagctgacaggaggcggggtagttgtagaccaaaagtacggcatgacaacagtggatctcaacaatcttgcgtacatggacgaaccatttgtcctagccaatgatgtcgctcaggttttctatgtgaaggacatgtctacaaaaacgagaaaaagaaatcagcaaaagaagatatcgtccgatgagccaaaacgccacatagttcttccagggaaaagaaacatcgtgggagtagatgacaagacagacatgtcagaagattataataagtttcatgaaattctgcCCTTCAAAGTTTCAGTAGGATAAGTTTcatgcatcctactgaatgatgaagattctccatggctacgacccagaagaaaacagaaatagtagataggaatattggtgcaataatgtaataatgtattaaaccttttatgtaatgcatatatggaatgtactaaatttcaaacacttttcattttcatagttttatcaaattctcaaatatgcaaaaagaattttaataaacctttgtaagagatgagttctcgttcgaaacgctgatacttcgagagagattgtccgttttgtacacgaagtgcatccagtttttgtcgtagccctctcaactatttaacacatgctatgtgggtgaaatgatgatagcatgccaactttcaacattttgagagttcatttgtagtgcttttcaattttagagtcaactagctcaaaaaaataagtaaatgcacgaaaaataccaaattaagtcagaaattgttgaaattttgtgatgtgcctttgaatggtacattttgaacacacaaaaagtatggagttcaaataagttcaaacaaatgaaatccctttgtaagagatgtgttctcgttcgaaacgctgatacttcgagagagattgtccgttttgtacacgaagtgcatccagtttttgtcgtagccctctcaactttttaacacatgctatgtgggtgaaatgatgatagcatgccaactttcaacattttcagagttcatttgtagtgcttttcaatttcagggtcaactagctcaaaaacaataagtaaatgcacgaaaaataccaaatgaagtcagaaattgttgaatttttgtgatgtgcctttgaatggtgcattttgaacacacaaaaagtatggaattcaaataagttcaaaaaaatgaaatccctttgtaagagatgagttctcgttggaaaccctcatacttcgagagagattgtccgttttgtacacgaagtgcatccagtttttatcatagccctctcaactttttaacacatgctatgtgggtgaaatgatgatagcatgccaactttcaacattttcagagttcatttgtagtgcttttcaatttcagggtcaactagctcaaaaaaatgagtaaatgcacgaagaataccaaatgaagtcagaaattgttgaaattttgcgatgtgcctttgactggtgcattttgaacacacaaaaagtatggagttcaaataagttcaaaacatgaaatccctttgtaagagatgagttctcgtttgaaaccctgatacttcgagatagattgtccgttttgtacacgaagtgcatccagtttttgtcgtagccctctcaactttttaacacatgctatgtgggtgaaatgattatagcatgccaactttcaacagtttcagagttcatttgtagtgcttttcaatttcagggtcaactagctcaaaaaattaagtaaatgcatgaaatataccaaatgaagtcagaaattgttgaaattttgcgatgtgcctttgactggtgcattttgaacacacaaaaagtgtggagttcaaataagttcacaaaaataaaatccctttgtaagagatgagttctcattcaaaaccctaatacttcgagagagattgtccgttttgtacacgaagtgcatccagtttttgtcatagccctctcaactttttaacacatgctatgtgggtgaaatgatgatagcataccaactttcaacattttcagagttcatttgtagtgcttttcaatttcagggtcaactagctcaaaaaaaataagtaaatgcatgaaatataacaaattaagtcagaaattgttgaaattttgtgatgcgccttttaatggtgcattttgaacacacaaaaagtatggatatcaaataagttcaaaaaaatgaaatccctttgtaagagatgagttctcgttcgaaacccttatacttcgagagagattgtccgttttgtacacgaagtacatccagtttctgtcgtggccctctcaactttttaacacatgctatgtgggtgaaatgatgatagcatgacaactttcaacattttcagagttcatttgtagtgcttttcaatttcagggtcaactagctcaaaaaaaataagtaaatgcatgaaatataacaaattaagtcagaaattgttgaaattttgtgatgcgccttttaatggtgcattttgaacacacaaaaagtatggatatcaaataagttcaaaaaagtgaaatccctttgtaagagatgagttctcgttcgaaacccttatacttcgagagagattgtccgttttgtccacgaagtacatccagtttctgtcgtggccctctcaactttttaacacatgctatatgggtgaaatgatgatagcatgacaactttcaacattttcagagtttatttgtagtgcttttcaatttcagggtcaactagctcaaaaaaaataagtaaatgcacgaagaataccaaattaagtcagaaattgttgaaattttgtgatgcacctttgaatggtgcattttgaacacacaaaaagtatggagttcaaataagttccaaaaaatgaaatccctttgtaagagatgagttctcgtccgaaaccctgattcttcgagagagattgtccgttttgtacacgaagtgcatccagtttttgtcgtagccctctcaactttttaacacattctatgtgggtgaaatgatgatagcatgccaactttcaacattttcagagttcatttgtagtgcttttcaatttcagggtcaactagctcaaaaaaaaagtaaattcacgaagaataccaaatgaagtcagaaattgttgaaattttgtgatgtgcctttgaatggtgcattttgaacacactaaaagtatgtagttcaaataagttcaaaaaaatgaaatcaatttgtaagagatgagttctcgttcgaaaccctcatacttcgagagagattgtccgttttgtacacgaagtgcatccagattttgtcatggccctctcaactttttaacacatgctatgtgggtgaaatgatgatagcatgccaactttcaatattttcagagtttatttgtagtgcttttcaatttcagggtcaactacctcaaaaaaataataagtaaatgcacgaaatataccaaattaagtcagaaattgttgaaattttgtgatgtgcctttgaatggtgcattttgcacacacaaaaagtgtggagttcaaataagttcaaaaaaatgaaatccctttgtaagagatgagttctcgttcgaaaccctaatacttcgagagagattgtccgttttgtacacgaagtgcatccagtttttgtcgtagccctctcaactttttaacacattctatgtgggtgaaatgatgatagcatgccaactttcaacattttcagagttcatttgtagtgcttttcaatttcagggtcaactagctcaaaaaaaaaagtaaatgcacgaagaataccaaatgaagtcagaaattgttgaaattttgtgatgtgcctttgaatggtgcgttttgaacacactaaaagtatgtagttcaaataagttcaaaaaaatgaaatcaatttgtaagagatgagttctcgttcgaaaccctcatacttcgagagagattgtccgttttgtacacgaagtgcatccagtttttgtcatggccctctcaactttttaacacatgctatgtgggtgaaatgatgatagcatgccaactttcaatattttcagagtttatttgtagtgcttttcaatttcagggtcaactagctcaaaaaaataataagtaaatgcacgaaatataccaaattaagtcagaaattgttgaaattttgtgatgtgcctttgaatggtgcattttgaacacacaaaaagtatggagttctaataagttcaaaaaaatgaaatccctttgtaagagatgagttctcgttcgaaaccctcatacttcgagagagattgtccgttttgtacgcgaagtgcatccagtttttctcgtagccctctcaactttttaacacatgctatgtggctgaaatgctgatagcatgccaattttcaacattttcatagttcatttgtagtgcttttcaatttcagggtcaactagctcaaaaaaaattagtaaatgcacgaaatataccaaattaagtcacaaattgttgaaattttgtgatgtgccttttaatggtgcattttgaacacacaaaaagtatggagttcaaataagttcaaaaaaatgaaatccctttgtaagagatgagttctcgttcgaaaccgtgatacttcgagagagattgtccgttttgtactcgaagtgcatccagtttttgtcgtagcgctctcaactttttaacacatgctatgtgtgtgaaatgatgatagcatgccaactttcaacattttcagagctcatttgtagtgcttttcaatttcagggtcaactagctcaaaaaaaagtaaatgcacgaagaataccaaatgaagtcagaaattgttgaaatgttgttatgcacctttgaatggtgcattttgaacacacaaaaagtatggagttcaaataagttcaaaaaaatgaaatccctttgtaagagatgagttctcgtccgaaaccctgatacttcgagagagattgtccgttttgtacacgaagtgcatccagtttttgtcgtagccctctcaactttttaacacattctatgtgggtgaaatgatgatatcatgccaactttcaacattttcagagttcatttgtagtgcttttcaatttcagggtcaactagctcaaaaaaaagtaaatgcacgaagaataccaaatgaagtcagaaattgttgaaattttgtgatgtgcctttgaatggtgcattttgaacacactgaaagtatgtagttcaaataagttcaaaaaaatgaaatcaatttgtaagagatgagttctcgttcgaaaccctcatacttcgagagagattgtccgttttgtacacgaagtgcatccagtttttgtcatggccctctcaactttttaacacatgctatgtgggtgaaatgatgatagcatgccaactttcaatattttcagagtttatttgtagtgcttttcaatttcagggtcaactagctcaaaaaaataataagtaaatgcacgaaatataccaaattaagtcagaaattgttgaaattttgtgatgtgcctttgaatggtgcattttgaacacacaaaaagtatggagttcaaataagttcaaaaaaatgaaatccctttgtaagagatgagttctcgttcgaaaccctcatacttcgagagagattgtccgttttgaacgcgaagtgcatccagtttttctcgtagccctctcaactttttaacacatgctatgtggctgaaatgctgatagcatgccaattttcaacattttcatagttcatttgtagtgcttttcaatttcagggtcaactagctcaaaaaaaattagtaaatgcaccaaatataccaaattaagtcacaaattgttgaaattttgtgatgtgcctttgaatggtgcattttgaacacacaaaaagtatggagttcaaataagttcaaaaaaatgaaatccctttgtaagagatgagttctcgttcgaaaccgtgatacttcgagagagattgtccgttttgtacacgaagtgcatccagtttttgtcgtagccctctcaactttttaacacatgctatgtgtgtgaaatgatgatagcatgccaactttcaacatttttagagctcatttgtagtgcttttcaatttcagggtcaactagcacaaataaaagtaaatgcacgaagaataccaaatgaagtcagaaattgttgaaattttgtgatgtgcctttgaatggtgcattttgaacacactaaaagtatgtagttcaaataagttcaaaaaaatgaaatcaatttgtaagagatgagttctcgttcgaaaccctcatacttcgagagagattgtccgttttgtacacgaagtgcatccagtttttgtcatggccctctcaactttttaacacatgctatgtgggtgaaatgatgatagcatgccaactttcaatattttcagagtttatttgtagtgcttttcaatttcagggtcaactagctcaaaaaaataataagtaaatgcacgaaatataccaaattaagtcagaaattgttgaatttttgtgatgtgcctttgaatggtgcattttgaacacacaaaaattatggagttcaaataagttcaaaaaaatgaaatccctttgtaagagatgagttctcgttcgaaaccctcatacttcgagagagattgtccgttttgtacgcgaagtgcatccagtttttctcgtagccctctcaactttttaacacatgctatgtggctgaaatgctgatagcatgccaattttcaacattttcatagttcatttgtagtgcttttcaatttcagggtcaactagctcaaaaaaaattagtaaatgcacgaaatataccaaattaagtcacaaattgttgaaattttgtgatgtgcctttgaatggtgcattttgaacacacaaaaagtatggagttcaaataagttcaaaaaaatgaaatccctttgtaagagatgagttctcgttcgaaaccgtgatacttcgagagagattgtccgttttgtacacgaagtgcatccagtttttgtcgtagccctctcaactttttaacacatgctatgtgtgtgaaatgatgatagcattccaactttcaac
This window encodes:
- the LOC123429635 gene encoding uncharacterized protein LOC123429635 → MSGRVAHSQPRTWSKLRFSMTTTITVLTGQWISRFLRHRFSRGPWWPPPSRQCAETIRASRRRPTRRRRSPAAAMAPERLTTAPEHAQSITRTICDVVKEHDPLTISDIWDHVKDIGLSGLTSKRQMKIMLRWMREKQKLRPICDHDGPHKQFLYTTWFTNPKNAPQRPNRELNREQPKP